Part of the Gammaproteobacteria bacterium genome is shown below.
CGTAATAATCCATATCCCGCTCAACCTCCGCCAGCCGATCTCGCGCGCTAATCTCGTCGTGCACCTTCAGCGCGGATCGCTCCGTGGACAGTTCGGCAAGACGCGCTTCGAGTAAATTCAATCCGCGCGGTGTAACGTAGTTCGTTTCCCTACTGATCAGGCGCTCGGGCGGCGTGGCGCTGTCGGCGACAAGATCTTCATTGACAAAGGCCCGGCTCATATCAACCTCCTGTTGATTGGTAAAACAACAATTGCGCTTGATAGCGGAGTGATTCGACGCTTCAACAGATACCCCACACTTGGAGTTTAGCGCGTTGCGTCGTTAACCCCCAGACGGTATTGGAGCCGAACCGTCGCCAGCGCGTCCAGCAACTTATCTACGTGCGCGTCCGTGTGCATCGTCGACAACGTGATGCGTAGCCTTGCCGTGCCCTTCGGCACGGTGGGCGGCCGAATGGCGGTGGCGAGTATGCCTTGTGCCACCAGCGCTTCGCCGATGATCGTGGCGCGCGCTGCGTCGCCTATCAACAAGGGCTGGATCGGAGTTTCGGACTTGACCAGCGGCAAATCCAGCGCCGCCGCGCCGTTACGGAATCGGTTCACCAACTCGCGCAGCCGTTCCCGCCGCCACGAGTCCCGTTGCGCGATGCGCAACGCCGTGCGCGTCGCCTCGGCTATCGCGGGCGGCGGGGCCGTTGTGTAGACGTACGTGCGCGCCGCTTGAATGAGTATCTCTATCAGTGCCTCGCAACCGGCCACGAATGCGCCGAAAGTGCCGAACGCCTTGCCCAGTGTACCCATCAATATCGCCACCCGTGAGATGTCTATGCCGCAGTGCTCCAGTGATCCGCGGCCGCTTGCGCCCAGCACGCCGAGTCCGTGAGCGTCGTCTACCATCAGCCATGCATCATGTTGCATAGCGACATCTGCGAGTTCGGCAAGTGGCGCGATGTCGCCGTCCATGCTGAAGACGCCGTCGGTCACGATCAGCTTCTTGCCTTGCTCACGGATCGCAAGTTTGCGGCTTAGATTTGAAACGTCGCGATGCGGGTAGCGCATCAAACGCGCCCCGGACAACAGGCCCGCATCGATCAGGGAAGCGTGATTGAGTCGGTCTTCGAGCACACTGTCGCCGCGACTGACGAGCGTTGAGATCACACCGAGATTAGCCATATAACCGGTCGAGAAGAGCAATGCGCGCGCCCGCCCTGTGAACTCCGCGAGATCTTCCTCCAGCGCGTGATGCGCGCGCGTATGACCGTTGATCAAATGCGCCGCACCGCTGCCGACGCCGTATTCTTCAACCGCTTTCTTGAAGGCTGCGACCACGTCCG
Proteins encoded:
- the bioF gene encoding 8-amino-7-oxononanoate synthase, translated to MGIGDRPGCICTNDATYDNRARTRSLKDLRPLLELRRATGLYRARRIAEGPQCPEQVIDGRRMVSFCSNDYLGLANDPDVVAAFKKAVEEYGVGSGAAHLINGHTRAHHALEEDLAEFTGRARALLFSTGYMANLGVISTLVSRGDSVLEDRLNHASLIDAGLLSGARLMRYPHRDVSNLSRKLAIREQGKKLIVTDGVFSMDGDIAPLAELADVAMQHDAWLMVDDAHGLGVLGASGRGSLEHCGIDISRVAILMGTLGKAFGTFGAFVAGCEALIEILIQAARTYVYTTAPPPAIAEATRTALRIAQRDSWRRERLRELVNRFRNGAAALDLPLVKSETPIQPLLIGDAARATIIGEALVAQGILATAIRPPTVPKGTARLRITLSTMHTDAHVDKLLDALATVRLQYRLGVNDATR